One window of the bacterium genome contains the following:
- a CDS encoding ATP-binding protein yields MSADAPQNHFADNGPDALQPESGKLSADRRGPGAARGLADFVESFLGGSRLRRGGLPTKAATAEQEEPPELLELLLEGPDAVIILHREQGEIIEANHRFAEWVGLERNTLAGRHFLNLFPEPERKAARTLFEDAGAGGVHVIEVPSAIKDVRPRLVEFTAAVSKAGHGAFAVVVGRDVGERAATERYLRAERDRLGLFIRAMRDMLILLSPAGDILYANAAAEQVFEPYELPVICHRWLNQFARFDNSDLQGLASAYEGRTLELDGSDGSVFLVTRSFLFESGQKAMVMLMAKDITDQRVVEKQNHQLEIELIRESKLAEFGTLSAGIAHNLNGPLTGILGFCDLIELTKPGQQEIAQIRSQAIAMRDIVANLLHKSRSERESQPQDLLIEDIIRTELRFLDANLFFKHDVKKIIELDPDSPTLYGVYIDFSQVIGNLLRNAIDAMFKSEQRVLAVRTQSTETHVIVTISDTGCGMSEDVRQKLFQPFFTTKPKSQDAKPGEPTGTGLGLSSSRSILARYGAEIGVTSAPGEGSTFTVIFPRHRKPAL; encoded by the coding sequence ATGAGCGCTGACGCTCCGCAAAACCACTTTGCTGACAATGGACCGGACGCCCTCCAGCCCGAGTCGGGAAAGCTCTCTGCCGACCGGAGAGGCCCCGGTGCGGCTCGTGGTCTTGCGGACTTCGTCGAATCTTTCCTCGGTGGCTCGCGTCTGCGCCGTGGTGGTCTGCCTACCAAGGCTGCCACTGCCGAACAGGAAGAGCCGCCCGAACTGCTTGAACTGCTGCTGGAAGGCCCCGATGCGGTGATCATTCTGCATCGGGAGCAAGGCGAGATCATTGAGGCAAACCATCGCTTCGCCGAATGGGTAGGCCTTGAAAGGAATACCCTGGCCGGGCGGCACTTCCTCAACCTTTTCCCCGAACCTGAACGCAAGGCGGCGCGCACACTGTTTGAAGATGCCGGCGCCGGTGGCGTACACGTGATTGAAGTCCCCTCTGCCATCAAAGATGTCCGTCCGCGGCTTGTGGAGTTCACCGCTGCCGTTTCCAAGGCGGGGCACGGCGCATTTGCCGTGGTTGTCGGACGGGACGTGGGAGAACGCGCGGCCACCGAGCGCTATCTGCGCGCCGAACGCGACCGTCTTGGACTCTTCATCCGCGCCATGCGGGATATGCTGATTCTGCTCTCGCCTGCGGGAGACATCCTCTATGCCAATGCGGCTGCGGAGCAGGTCTTCGAGCCCTATGAACTCCCGGTCATCTGTCACCGCTGGCTGAACCAATTCGCCAGATTCGACAACTCCGATCTGCAAGGATTGGCGTCTGCCTATGAAGGCCGCACCCTCGAACTGGATGGCTCCGACGGCAGTGTGTTTCTGGTCACCCGAAGCTTCCTGTTTGAGTCCGGCCAGAAGGCGATGGTCATGCTCATGGCCAAGGACATCACCGATCAGCGGGTCGTCGAGAAACAGAATCACCAGCTCGAAATCGAACTGATTCGCGAGAGCAAACTGGCCGAATTCGGCACGCTCTCCGCGGGCATCGCGCACAACCTGAATGGCCCGCTCACCGGCATTCTCGGCTTCTGTGATCTGATTGAATTGACCAAGCCCGGCCAGCAGGAGATCGCGCAGATTCGGAGCCAGGCCATTGCCATGCGCGACATTGTGGCCAACCTGCTGCACAAGTCGCGCAGTGAACGGGAAAGCCAGCCGCAGGATCTGCTGATCGAAGACATCATTCGCACCGAGTTGCGGTTCCTCGACGCCAACCTATTCTTCAAGCATGATGTCAAGAAGATCATCGAACTCGATCCCGACTCGCCCACCCTTTACGGCGTGTACATCGACTTCTCGCAGGTAATCGGCAATCTGCTGCGCAACGCCATCGACGCCATGTTCAAGAGTGAACAGCGGGTGCTCGCGGTGCGGACGCAGTCGACGGAGACTCATGTCATCGTCACGATCTCCGACACCGGCTGCGGCATGAGTGAAGACGTCCGGCAGAAGCTCTTTCAGCCGTTCTTCACCACCAAGCCCAAGAGTCAGGATGCCAAACCCGGCGAGCCTACCGGCACGGGGCTTGGTTTATCTTCCAGCCGCAGCATTCTGGCGCGTTACGGCGCCGAAATCGGCGTCACCTCCGCTCCCGGCGAAGGCTCCACCTTTACCGTCATCTTCCCCCGTCACCGCAAGCCCGCCCTATAA
- a CDS encoding S8 family serine peptidase — translation MLFVTVVAGLGQPIGTEMWKGENAEMVKGHAVLTVKSDSGFAGLSNLCAKYSVTVSGQHPGLRMYYLSFPESLAVVPICADFEANPNTNHCDPDLIFYPQTADSCWPWQWSFKNTGQYGVPGGPGTPGADMMMEEAFTITKGSRATRIAILDSGVPYNDATHRLTHPDLADSTRILLGRISIDSLGGDRSYDDRYGHGTHVAGIALAEENNYGVVGVCPQCTGVIEKITYWGNGLASFQNYIDGMWHADTAFHSPIISMSYGRVSTDIPNCTLVIDSISNHGAIFVFPSGNDNTLHMTECKYPARLSNTLPHVMAIAGTNLNDRRWRSLKVSVDGDTSRWTSVCGSSVTVAAPAGGLGDAFSPDDCMDIVSDRPIPPVFGDSDTLMCGVFPDEAVWYKDGTSMATPAVAGIAGLLKSYDSTLTAVEIKEIIQQSADRVYGDTLQAVRNDTVGYGRVNAFKALLRAPGVKTLQTSLTVRKHIYDVNSPYYIEGGLVVPAGITLTLQPGARLTFGPNASIEVQGKLSVLGTTTDTVRFEAANPAQPWQGIHVNGGEAHVAYAVIKGATVPFFSENAAGLATPLELRDSRIIGGITGLRIWGSSTRNHVVERVIVQDVPNLASHAGLYFLNTNVTATDLTVRNSGYRTGYIVNTTGTCTRGFFNGTAANYGLAFSGPTTGMLFRCSTIDHIGPSGYPSASVWCISSAAPVFGDLPLPTAVNNSIVDKTAFLIRFTGIGGRPVIDGRLNRLEQLETANGTKFIAWDSYVSGTQYSAKVTYWGGIVPQTSNFEPNDPRFWNFNSYRLTDPGLCPQGSPLDEEVALDSALYLEQTEAWTEAQSAYLSIAADESAEFSARARAAARALMMDRKTQSMTETQTANLTDAILAGATSLRDSVMLERTRLCFLTDRTEYAQAIQGHAALLNRGLDPEDSLLTVMDIAHVQLLAGEGTGSGLDAVQGSLPPRLTVTSREQGLSMVNRAMESLLGLHSSPHVSDIPTDYTLYQNYPNPFNPVTEIRFDLPEAARVELKVFNTLGQLVTTLVSETRPAGSYTAMWDGKDVAAGMYIYQLKAGNFTDAKKMVLIK, via the coding sequence TTGCTCTTTGTAACTGTGGTCGCCGGACTCGGCCAACCGATTGGCACCGAGATGTGGAAGGGCGAAAATGCAGAAATGGTTAAGGGACACGCGGTTCTGACTGTCAAGAGCGACAGCGGCTTCGCAGGCTTGAGCAACTTGTGCGCCAAGTACTCGGTTACAGTGTCCGGCCAGCATCCGGGCCTGCGCATGTATTACCTGAGCTTTCCGGAGTCGCTCGCGGTAGTGCCAATTTGTGCGGACTTCGAAGCCAATCCAAACACCAATCACTGCGATCCTGACCTCATCTTCTACCCGCAAACAGCGGACTCATGCTGGCCGTGGCAGTGGAGCTTCAAGAACACGGGGCAATACGGCGTCCCCGGTGGCCCAGGTACGCCAGGCGCGGACATGATGATGGAAGAGGCCTTCACGATTACCAAGGGATCACGGGCAACGAGGATCGCGATACTTGACAGCGGTGTCCCTTACAACGACGCGACACACCGACTGACCCACCCGGACCTCGCCGACTCTACTCGCATTTTGCTTGGGCGAATCAGTATTGATAGCCTTGGAGGAGATCGATCATACGATGACCGCTACGGCCACGGAACCCATGTTGCCGGGATTGCGCTGGCTGAGGAAAACAACTACGGCGTCGTGGGGGTCTGTCCACAGTGTACTGGCGTCATAGAGAAGATTACCTATTGGGGCAACGGGCTCGCGTCTTTCCAGAACTACATTGACGGTATGTGGCATGCCGATACTGCCTTTCATAGTCCGATTATCAGTATGAGCTACGGGCGAGTATCCACTGACATACCAAATTGCACGCTGGTTATTGACAGCATAAGCAACCATGGTGCTATATTCGTCTTTCCTTCTGGAAACGATAACACGCTTCACATGACGGAATGCAAGTATCCTGCAAGGCTCTCGAATACATTGCCTCACGTCATGGCCATTGCGGGGACGAACCTAAATGACCGGCGGTGGAGGTCATTAAAGGTGTCAGTGGACGGTGATACCTCGCGGTGGACTTCAGTTTGCGGCTCGAGTGTCACAGTCGCCGCACCAGCGGGCGGCTTGGGCGATGCCTTTAGCCCTGATGATTGCATGGATATCGTATCCGACAGGCCAATCCCGCCCGTGTTTGGAGATTCAGACACCCTAATGTGCGGGGTCTTCCCGGACGAGGCGGTGTGGTACAAAGACGGGACCTCGATGGCAACACCTGCCGTTGCCGGTATTGCAGGCCTGTTGAAATCTTACGACTCCACCCTCACCGCAGTGGAGATAAAGGAGATAATCCAACAGTCTGCGGACCGTGTTTACGGAGACACGCTGCAAGCCGTTCGGAATGATACCGTGGGCTATGGCCGCGTCAACGCCTTCAAGGCTCTGTTGCGCGCACCGGGGGTAAAGACTCTTCAGACGAGTTTGACGGTGCGCAAACACATCTATGACGTCAACAGCCCCTATTACATTGAAGGCGGCTTGGTCGTCCCGGCGGGCATTACCTTGACGTTGCAACCTGGTGCCCGGCTGACATTTGGACCAAACGCCTCTATCGAGGTGCAGGGCAAATTGAGCGTCCTGGGCACCACCACGGATACGGTGCGCTTTGAAGCGGCAAATCCGGCGCAGCCCTGGCAGGGGATTCATGTGAACGGCGGGGAGGCCCATGTGGCTTACGCGGTGATCAAGGGAGCCACAGTTCCGTTCTTTTCCGAGAACGCGGCGGGGCTGGCGACGCCACTGGAACTGCGGGACAGCCGGATTATCGGCGGCATAACCGGTCTGCGCATCTGGGGCAGTTCCACCCGCAACCATGTGGTGGAGCGGGTGATCGTGCAGGACGTGCCGAACCTCGCCAGTCACGCCGGGCTGTATTTCCTGAACACGAATGTGACGGCCACCGATCTGACGGTCAGAAATTCGGGCTATCGCACCGGCTACATCGTCAACACGACCGGAACGTGCACGCGCGGTTTCTTCAACGGAACAGCGGCCAACTATGGGCTGGCGTTCAGCGGCCCGACCACGGGAATGCTCTTCCGCTGCAGCACCATTGACCATATCGGTCCGTCCGGTTATCCCAGCGCTTCCGTGTGGTGCATCAGTTCGGCGGCTCCGGTGTTCGGCGATCTTCCGCTTCCGACGGCGGTAAACAACTCGATCGTGGACAAGACGGCTTTCCTGATTCGCTTCACAGGCATTGGCGGGCGTCCGGTGATCGACGGGCGGTTGAACCGGCTGGAGCAGCTTGAGACCGCGAACGGCACAAAGTTCATCGCTTGGGATAGCTATGTCAGCGGCACACAGTATAGCGCCAAGGTCACCTATTGGGGTGGTATCGTTCCGCAGACGAGCAATTTCGAACCCAACGATCCCCGCTTCTGGAACTTCAATAGTTATCGCTTAACCGATCCCGGTCTCTGCCCGCAGGGAAGCCCGCTTGATGAGGAGGTGGCGCTGGATTCGGCATTGTATTTGGAGCAGACGGAAGCGTGGACCGAAGCGCAAAGCGCGTATCTGTCGATTGCCGCAGATGAGTCCGCCGAGTTTTCCGCCCGTGCCCGAGCCGCAGCGCGTGCGTTGATGATGGACCGGAAGACGCAGAGCATGACCGAAACGCAGACGGCGAATTTGACCGATGCGATTCTCGCGGGGGCAACCTCGCTAAGAGACTCCGTGATGCTGGAACGGACCCGGCTCTGCTTCCTGACAGACCGGACCGAATACGCGCAAGCGATTCAGGGCCACGCGGCGCTGCTGAACCGGGGGCTCGACCCCGAGGACTCGCTGTTAACGGTGATGGACATTGCCCACGTGCAGTTGCTGGCCGGAGAAGGCACCGGCAGCGGATTGGATGCCGTTCAAGGCTCGCTCCCACCCCGCCTGACCGTGACGTCCCGCGAGCAGGGTTTGAGCATGGTCAATCGCGCGATGGAATCGTTGCTGGGCCTGCACAGTAGCCCGCACGTCTCCGACATCCCAACCGATTATACTCTCTACCAGAACTACCCGAATCCCTTCAACCCCGTGACGGAAATCCGGTTTGATCTTCCCGAGGCGGCGCGGGTTGAGTTGAAGGTGTTCAATACGCTCGGTCAGCTGGTGACCACGCTGGTCAGCGAGACGCGTCCGGCAGGATCGTACACCGCGATGTGGGACGGCAAGGACGTGGCGGCGGGCATGTACATCTATCAACTGAAGGCCGGAAACTTTACCGACGCCAAGAAGATGGTGCTCATCAAGTAA
- a CDS encoding plastocyanin/azurin family copper-binding protein: MATFKGVMESKVFRITAVVVVALAVLVLIFGLAAGCSSNSGNNNNPIGNPGGPGANEVWMQNTQFNPSSKTVSVGTMITWTNKDGIPHTVTSGAPGSPNGTFDSGNMAGGATFTHTFSQAGTFPYYCRIHGVAMTGSITVQ; this comes from the coding sequence ATGGCAACGTTCAAGGGAGTCATGGAGAGCAAGGTCTTCCGCATTACCGCCGTGGTGGTGGTTGCGCTGGCCGTCCTCGTGCTGATTTTTGGCCTTGCTGCGGGCTGTAGCAGCAATAGCGGGAACAATAACAATCCGATAGGGAATCCGGGCGGTCCAGGCGCCAATGAGGTCTGGATGCAGAACACGCAGTTCAATCCGTCGAGCAAAACGGTCAGCGTGGGCACGATGATTACCTGGACCAATAAGGACGGGATTCCGCATACGGTGACCAGCGGTGCGCCGGGCAGTCCCAACGGCACCTTCGACAGTGGCAACATGGCCGGCGGAGCCACATTCACCCACACCTTCAGTCAGGCGGGGACATTCCCTTACTACTGCCGCATTCACGGAGTGGCCATGACCGGAAGCATTACCGTGCAGTAA